A part of Larkinella insperata genomic DNA contains:
- a CDS encoding RagB/SusD family nutrient uptake outer membrane protein, whose product MKKYVYVLTLGALLSTGACKDDDFLDRAPTNILLNDQVWKDKNLVLTVLADLYGRFPDYQSIKNWSDFTNFDEAFASEFGQYGRHKNQDYGYGDWGYWDYGYIRELNLFIQKSEAATNLDAADRARFLAEARFLRAAVYFELVKRMGGVPLVLEPMQYDFSGDPSYLQKARSKESEIYDFVISEMEAIKATLPDDGNVKSRVSKGAALAMEARAALYAGSIAKYGPTTPQVSLPGGEVGIPADKATAYYQTALKAAQEIITGGKYSLYKKQPDLQANFAALFTDKGNNSEVIFAEDFKLKSGKVVGWTLSNQPRSSAEEQQGGRLNPSLNLVQSFEKLDNTFAPFAITTATGQPVYYTNPQDIFAGRDARLGGTIILPGSQFKGKTVDIWSGYLLGNGTVVTSDALGGKKVLPGKTAEEQVVGFDGPIDNLEFSAQTGFYVRKYQDPTVGSGQIGTQSEVWWIRYRYAEVLLNAAEAAFELGQKTVAADYMNQVRERAGLIKALTANEITFDRIVHERKVELAFEGHQLWDYKRWRIAHLVWNGASTDLTTDPASATEPSTRPFGLWPYKLYDPTSPNNGKWVFRKVLPSQVTNADRFRLGNYYSFISDEIRNNNPKIVRNPNQ is encoded by the coding sequence ATGAAAAAATATGTGTATGTTCTGACTCTTGGCGCGCTGCTCTCCACGGGCGCTTGCAAAGACGACGACTTTCTGGACCGGGCCCCCACCAACATCCTCCTGAACGACCAGGTCTGGAAAGACAAAAACCTCGTGCTGACGGTTCTGGCCGATTTGTACGGACGGTTTCCGGATTACCAATCCATCAAAAACTGGTCGGACTTCACCAACTTCGACGAAGCCTTTGCGTCGGAATTCGGTCAGTACGGACGGCATAAAAACCAGGACTACGGCTACGGCGACTGGGGCTACTGGGATTACGGCTATATCCGGGAACTGAACCTGTTCATTCAGAAAAGCGAAGCCGCCACGAACCTGGATGCCGCCGACCGCGCCCGGTTCCTGGCCGAAGCCCGGTTTTTGCGGGCGGCCGTTTACTTTGAACTCGTGAAGCGGATGGGCGGGGTGCCGCTCGTGCTGGAACCGATGCAGTACGATTTCAGCGGTGACCCGAGCTATTTGCAGAAGGCCCGCTCGAAAGAATCGGAAATTTACGATTTCGTCATCAGCGAAATGGAAGCCATCAAAGCCACGCTGCCGGATGATGGCAATGTCAAATCCCGCGTCAGCAAAGGCGCAGCCCTGGCGATGGAAGCCCGCGCGGCTCTGTACGCCGGTTCGATTGCCAAATACGGCCCGACCACTCCGCAGGTGTCGCTACCCGGTGGCGAAGTGGGAATTCCGGCGGACAAGGCAACGGCCTACTACCAGACGGCCCTGAAGGCGGCTCAGGAAATCATCACCGGCGGCAAGTATTCACTCTACAAAAAACAGCCGGATTTGCAGGCCAACTTTGCCGCTCTTTTCACCGACAAAGGCAACAACTCAGAGGTGATTTTTGCGGAAGATTTCAAGCTGAAAAGCGGTAAAGTCGTCGGCTGGACGCTGTCGAACCAGCCCCGGTCGTCGGCCGAGGAGCAGCAGGGCGGTCGGCTGAACCCCTCGCTGAACCTGGTGCAGTCGTTCGAAAAACTCGACAATACCTTCGCGCCGTTTGCCATCACCACCGCTACCGGGCAACCGGTTTACTACACCAATCCCCAGGATATTTTTGCGGGCCGGGATGCACGGCTGGGTGGAACGATCATCCTGCCCGGCAGCCAGTTTAAGGGTAAAACCGTTGACATCTGGTCGGGCTACCTGCTCGGCAACGGCACTGTGGTCACGTCGGATGCACTCGGTGGTAAGAAAGTGTTACCGGGTAAAACCGCCGAGGAACAGGTGGTCGGCTTCGACGGCCCCATCGACAACCTGGAGTTTAGCGCCCAGACCGGTTTTTACGTCCGCAAATACCAGGACCCCACGGTGGGTTCGGGCCAGATCGGAACGCAGAGTGAAGTCTGGTGGATTCGCTACCGCTACGCCGAGGTGCTGCTGAATGCCGCCGAAGCCGCCTTTGAGCTTGGGCAGAAAACCGTTGCTGCCGATTACATGAACCAGGTTCGCGAACGCGCCGGTTTGATCAAAGCCCTGACCGCCAACGAAATTACGTTCGACCGGATTGTGCACGAGCGGAAAGTGGAACTGGCGTTTGAAGGCCACCAACTGTGGGATTACAAACGCTGGCGGATTGCCCACCTGGTCTGGAACGGCGCCAGCACCGATCTGACCACCGATCCGGCCAGCGCCACCGAACCCAGCACCCGGCCGTTCGGCTTGTGGCCCTACAAGCTCTACGACCCCACCAGCCCGAACAACGGCAAGTGGGTTTTCCGGAAAGTGCTGCCCAGCCAGGTTACGAACGCCGACCGCTTCCGGCTGGGTAACTACTACTCGTTTATCAGCGATGAAATTCGCAACAACAACCCTAAAATTGTCCGCAACCCGAACCAGTAA
- a CDS encoding glutaminase family protein, whose amino-acid sequence MQNRFSQLLFVFFLIAAFSRIGLAQRPPAYPLITIDPYTSIWSFNDKLTDSPTRHWTGKNHPLDGLVRVDGKTYRFMGAPMTTLKPVATTAQREAYPLVYTFETPAAGWEKPDFKATGWQSGKAPIGDGATSNPVKPAVDWKTKDVWFRRTFTLTDLNFEKLVLYLSYDNDAVVYINGVKAYDTGPGYIGGYQTFPIASAAKATLKKGQNVIAVTCKNTGGGAYIDAGLVDERQVSAGAAVSLAAQKSVQVKATQTEYGFSAGPVELTVTFTTPMLLDNLDIATRPASYITYSARSTDGKPHTVQVYTAASGLLSTDQPMQQVVGKRSSADKLTVLSMGTTEQKILGKKGDDVRIDWGYALLAAPAGASTQTGFGQPAALLKAFATGGKLTDESQPATAENRTMAVVQSLGSVSGTAKTSHVTVGYDDIYSVQLFGQNLRGWWRRDESMTAEKMLTNAENDYESLMQKCRQFDQQLYADAEKAGGKAYADLCQLAYRQAVAAHKTVAGPKGEILFFSKENFSNGSIGTVDITYPSAPQFLVYNPTLLKGMMEPIFMYSESGKWAKPFAAHDVGTYPLANGQTYGEDMPVEESGNMLILTAAIAKVEGNADYAKQHWQTLSTWVEYLKKDGFDPATQLCTDDFAGHLARNANLSIKAIMGIAAYGQLANQLGKTDIGQQHLQLAKDLAQKWTQMAQDGDHYALTFDKPQGSWSQKYNLVWDKLLDLNIFPKEVAQKEIKYYLTKQQRYGLPLDSRKTYTKSDWILWTATIADSQQDFEKLVQPVYEYVDKTPSRVPLGDWHETTDGKQVGFQARSVVGGYFIKLLEKKLAK is encoded by the coding sequence ATGCAAAACCGTTTTAGTCAACTTCTTTTTGTTTTTTTTCTGATTGCAGCGTTTTCGCGGATCGGCCTGGCCCAGCGGCCTCCGGCTTATCCGTTGATCACGATTGATCCGTATACCAGCATCTGGTCGTTCAACGATAAACTGACGGATTCGCCCACGCGCCACTGGACCGGCAAAAACCACCCGCTCGACGGGCTGGTTCGCGTCGACGGGAAAACCTACCGGTTCATGGGCGCTCCCATGACCACCCTGAAACCCGTTGCCACAACGGCCCAACGGGAAGCGTATCCGTTGGTTTACACCTTTGAAACCCCGGCGGCTGGCTGGGAGAAGCCGGATTTTAAGGCGACGGGCTGGCAGAGCGGCAAAGCGCCCATTGGCGACGGCGCCACGAGCAACCCGGTAAAACCCGCCGTGGACTGGAAAACGAAGGATGTCTGGTTTCGGCGCACGTTTACGCTGACCGATCTGAATTTTGAAAAGCTGGTGCTCTACCTGAGCTACGACAACGACGCGGTGGTGTACATCAACGGCGTAAAGGCGTACGATACCGGACCGGGTTACATCGGCGGTTACCAGACATTTCCGATTGCCTCGGCGGCCAAGGCGACCCTGAAAAAAGGACAGAACGTTATTGCAGTTACCTGCAAAAATACGGGCGGTGGCGCTTACATCGACGCCGGACTGGTGGACGAGCGGCAGGTGAGCGCAGGGGCCGCGGTCTCGCTGGCGGCCCAGAAAAGCGTGCAGGTGAAAGCTACCCAGACGGAATACGGTTTTTCGGCCGGTCCCGTTGAACTGACCGTAACCTTCACGACGCCGATGCTGCTGGATAACCTGGATATTGCTACGCGTCCGGCTTCTTATATTACCTATTCCGCCCGCTCGACGGACGGAAAACCGCATACCGTGCAGGTTTATACGGCGGCTTCCGGCTTGCTGAGTACCGATCAACCCATGCAGCAGGTCGTTGGAAAACGGTCTTCGGCCGATAAACTGACGGTGTTGTCGATGGGCACAACGGAACAGAAAATACTGGGTAAAAAAGGCGATGATGTCCGGATCGACTGGGGATACGCCCTGCTGGCAGCTCCCGCAGGTGCTTCGACTCAAACGGGATTTGGTCAACCGGCTGCGTTGCTGAAAGCGTTTGCCACGGGTGGTAAACTAACCGATGAGAGCCAGCCCGCAACGGCTGAAAACCGGACGATGGCGGTGGTGCAATCGCTGGGCTCGGTGAGCGGTACGGCCAAAACGAGCCACGTCACGGTGGGCTACGACGATATTTATTCCGTTCAACTCTTCGGGCAGAACCTGCGCGGCTGGTGGCGTCGGGATGAAAGCATGACCGCCGAAAAAATGCTGACTAACGCCGAAAACGATTACGAATCGCTGATGCAGAAATGCCGCCAGTTCGACCAGCAATTGTACGCCGATGCCGAAAAAGCGGGCGGTAAAGCGTATGCTGACCTGTGCCAACTGGCCTACCGTCAGGCCGTTGCGGCTCACAAAACCGTGGCCGGTCCGAAGGGGGAAATCCTGTTTTTCTCGAAAGAAAACTTCAGCAACGGTTCCATCGGGACGGTGGACATAACCTATCCGTCGGCCCCGCAGTTTCTGGTGTATAACCCGACCCTGCTGAAAGGCATGATGGAGCCGATTTTTATGTATTCGGAAAGTGGTAAATGGGCCAAACCGTTTGCCGCCCACGACGTGGGTACCTATCCGCTGGCGAACGGTCAGACTTACGGCGAAGACATGCCGGTGGAAGAAAGCGGCAACATGCTCATTCTGACGGCGGCCATCGCCAAAGTGGAAGGCAACGCCGACTACGCCAAGCAGCACTGGCAAACGCTGAGTACGTGGGTGGAATACCTGAAAAAAGACGGCTTTGACCCCGCCACCCAGCTTTGCACGGACGATTTTGCCGGTCACCTGGCCCGCAACGCCAACCTGAGCATCAAGGCGATTATGGGCATCGCAGCTTACGGTCAGCTGGCAAACCAATTGGGGAAAACCGACATTGGCCAGCAGCACCTGCAACTGGCGAAAGACCTGGCCCAGAAATGGACGCAAATGGCGCAGGACGGCGATCACTACGCCCTGACGTTCGACAAACCGCAGGGAAGCTGGAGCCAGAAATACAACCTGGTGTGGGACAAACTGCTGGATCTGAATATCTTCCCTAAAGAAGTCGCTCAGAAAGAGATCAAATATTATCTGACCAAGCAGCAGCGCTACGGGTTGCCGCTGGATAGCCGGAAAACCTACACCAAATCCGATTGGATTCTGTGGACGGCCACCATCGCCGATAGCCAGCAGGATTTTGAAAAACTCGTGCAGCCGGTTTACGAGTACGTTGACAAAACGCCCAGCCGCGTTCCGCTGGGTGACTGGCACGAAACCACCGACGGCAAGCAGGTTGGTTTTCAGGCCCGGAGTGTAGTCGGCGGCTATTTTATTAAATTGCTGGAGAAAAAGTTAGCCAAGTAA
- a CDS encoding restriction endonuclease subunit S, with amino-acid sequence MPDTYPEWNINQALTLFRPGKRITTGWLYYLLCKGDNLEAIMHQTRGSAGQLNISLSQCRNFLFPVPPIAEQREIIRRVDALFAYVDAIETRCLTARVQIDRLPAATLDRAFRGELVPQCPDDEPALLLLKRLQAAQSEPAVKPKSPKPNKKTNMTELSTETVLESIRLLPDDQFTFDELRSQVATDYDALKDIVFKLLLDKQPALKQVFDPERQAMKFIRVKP; translated from the coding sequence GTGCCGGATACTTACCCCGAATGGAATATCAATCAGGCCCTAACGCTCTTTCGACCCGGCAAGCGAATTACAACCGGATGGCTGTATTACCTGCTTTGCAAAGGCGATAACCTGGAGGCTATCATGCACCAAACCCGCGGATCGGCGGGACAGTTGAATATTTCGCTTTCCCAATGCCGTAATTTTCTGTTTCCTGTGCCGCCAATAGCCGAACAACGGGAAATCATTCGCCGGGTCGACGCCCTTTTTGCGTACGTTGACGCCATCGAAACCCGCTGTCTGACGGCCCGGGTGCAGATTGACCGCCTGCCTGCGGCCACCCTCGACCGCGCTTTTCGGGGTGAGTTGGTTCCCCAGTGCCCGGACGACGAACCGGCCCTGCTCCTGCTCAAGCGCCTGCAAGCCGCCCAATCGGAACCAGCCGTTAAACCGAAATCGCCCAAGCCCAACAAGAAGACGAACATGACCGAGCTTTCGACCGAAACGGTTCTGGAATCCATTCGACTCCTGCCGGATGATCAGTTCACGTTCGACGAGCTGCGTAGTCAGGTAGCAACCGATTATGATGCCTTGAAAGATATTGTATTTAAGCTTCTGTTGGACAAGCAGCCTGCCCTGAAGCAGGTCTTTGATCCAGAAAGACAGGCCATGAAATTTATCCGGGTAAAGCCATGA
- a CDS encoding DUF3823 domain-containing protein, producing the protein MKRFFPYLMGLTLAAGLASCEFDNYEEPKAKLEGRIVYKGEPINVEYNNVTFELWEPGWQKRIPITVTVDQDGSYSAMLFNANYRLVIPAAQGPFRSLKNAETSSDTVMVSLSGSQQRDIEVEPYYMVRNPTFTVNARKVTATCKLEQIITGTSGKTVERVSLYLSKTQFVDARTSVGTTNLAGSAIKDLNAVSLDLEAPTITGQNYGFARIGVKIAGVEDMIFSPVQKVQF; encoded by the coding sequence ATGAAACGTTTCTTTCCTTATTTGATGGGACTAACTTTGGCCGCGGGGTTGGCTTCCTGTGAGTTTGATAATTACGAAGAACCAAAAGCCAAACTGGAAGGCCGGATTGTGTATAAAGGCGAACCCATCAACGTCGAATACAACAACGTCACGTTTGAACTCTGGGAGCCCGGCTGGCAGAAGCGCATTCCGATCACCGTCACGGTTGATCAGGATGGTTCGTATTCGGCGATGCTTTTCAACGCCAACTACCGGCTCGTCATTCCGGCGGCTCAGGGTCCTTTCCGGTCGCTGAAAAACGCCGAAACCAGCTCCGACACGGTGATGGTCAGTCTGAGCGGCAGCCAGCAGCGCGACATTGAAGTGGAACCGTATTATATGGTCCGGAACCCAACCTTTACGGTCAACGCCCGGAAAGTAACGGCCACCTGCAAGCTTGAGCAGATCATTACCGGCACGAGCGGCAAAACCGTTGAACGGGTGTCTTTATACCTGAGTAAAACGCAGTTTGTGGATGCGCGAACCAGCGTCGGCACAACCAACCTGGCCGGAAGCGCCATCAAGGACCTCAACGCCGTTTCGCTGGATTTGGAGGCTCCCACCATCACGGGGCAGAACTACGGTTTTGCCCGAATTGGCGTTAAAATAGCGGGTGTGGAAGACATGATTTTCTCGCCGGTTCAGAAAGTACAGTTCTAG
- a CDS encoding glycoside hydrolase family 2 protein — MKHLIRRSAALISYGFLLSTSLLAPLSAQTTAPVPQKAAILSRWEKQVTPENAWREYPRPQMVRSNWQNLNGMWEYAIRPKTEGQPAKFDGQILVPFAVESTLSKVTKSLTPDQRLWYRRNVAIPAAWNGQRVLLHFGAVDYECNLWVNGGLVGSHTGGSDPFEFDITDFLKSGQNQVVLGVTDPTDNDEQPRGKQVFNPNGIWYTPVSGIWQTVWLEPVPKNYIEEVRITPELDSSRIRVEVLSNKPMNSPTSAIRLTALDGTQTVGSLVVRSGRVAYLPISNPKLWTPDSPFLYNLKAELVTVADPFPGAEFRNRPRHNEAERSAYAKAQVTGNPVDAVTSYFAMRKISMGPGQVPNQPMLLLNNKVVFQNGPLDQGWWPGSLLTPPSDDAMVFEIDFLKKSGFNMLRKHIKVEPARYYYHCDRLGIMVWQDMPSGFLDGQEMRYEDVVEPLRRSKGKEQFELELRRMMNRLHNHPSIVTWVVHNEGWGQYDNVRMANWVKAMDPSRLVNAVSGWSDLGAGDFYDIHTYQEVPHVPAAKKDRVIVVGEFGGIGWPVTGHLWDPKKRNWGYQTYHDKDAVLKAYQTKYGKMVEMYQKNGVSAAVYTQTTDVEGEVNGLLTYDREVIKIPIETLREIHAPLFK, encoded by the coding sequence ATGAAACACCTGATTCGACGGTCAGCCGCCCTGATTTCGTACGGCTTTCTTCTCAGTACTTCCCTGCTGGCGCCCCTGTCGGCGCAAACCACCGCGCCGGTGCCGCAAAAAGCCGCCATCCTGAGCCGCTGGGAAAAGCAGGTAACCCCCGAAAATGCCTGGCGTGAATACCCGCGTCCGCAAATGGTGCGCTCCAACTGGCAGAATCTCAACGGCATGTGGGAGTACGCCATTCGGCCCAAAACCGAAGGACAACCCGCCAAGTTCGACGGGCAGATTCTGGTACCGTTTGCGGTAGAATCGACGCTCTCGAAAGTGACTAAATCGCTGACGCCCGATCAACGGCTTTGGTACCGCCGAAACGTCGCGATTCCGGCCGCCTGGAACGGGCAGCGGGTTTTGCTGCATTTCGGCGCGGTGGATTATGAATGCAACCTGTGGGTGAACGGCGGTCTGGTTGGTTCCCACACCGGCGGCTCCGATCCGTTCGAGTTTGATATCACGGATTTCCTGAAATCGGGGCAAAACCAGGTCGTACTGGGCGTTACGGACCCTACCGACAACGACGAGCAACCGCGGGGCAAACAGGTGTTCAACCCCAACGGTATCTGGTACACGCCGGTATCGGGCATCTGGCAAACCGTCTGGCTCGAACCGGTTCCGAAAAACTACATCGAAGAAGTACGCATTACACCGGAACTGGATTCCAGCCGAATTCGGGTTGAGGTTCTGTCGAATAAACCGATGAACAGCCCGACGAGTGCCATCCGCCTGACGGCGCTGGACGGTACGCAAACCGTAGGGAGTCTGGTGGTTCGGTCGGGTCGCGTAGCGTATCTGCCCATTAGCAACCCCAAACTGTGGACGCCCGACAGCCCGTTTCTGTACAACCTGAAAGCCGAACTGGTGACGGTGGCCGATCCGTTTCCCGGTGCCGAGTTCCGCAACCGGCCGCGTCATAACGAAGCTGAACGTTCGGCTTACGCCAAAGCTCAGGTAACGGGCAATCCCGTGGATGCAGTGACGAGTTATTTCGCGATGCGGAAAATCTCGATGGGACCGGGTCAGGTGCCCAATCAGCCGATGCTGCTGCTGAACAACAAGGTGGTGTTCCAGAACGGGCCGCTCGATCAGGGCTGGTGGCCGGGTAGTTTGCTGACGCCCCCCTCGGACGACGCGATGGTTTTTGAAATTGACTTCCTGAAAAAGTCCGGCTTTAACATGCTCCGGAAGCACATCAAAGTAGAACCGGCCCGGTATTATTACCACTGCGACCGGCTGGGCATCATGGTGTGGCAGGATATGCCATCGGGATTTTTGGATGGGCAGGAAATGCGGTACGAGGACGTAGTGGAGCCGCTGCGCCGGTCGAAAGGCAAAGAGCAGTTTGAACTGGAACTGCGCCGGATGATGAACCGGCTGCACAACCACCCGAGCATTGTAACCTGGGTGGTGCACAACGAAGGCTGGGGGCAGTACGACAACGTTCGGATGGCCAATTGGGTGAAAGCCATGGACCCGAGCCGTCTGGTGAATGCCGTCAGCGGCTGGTCGGACCTGGGTGCGGGTGATTTCTACGACATCCACACGTACCAGGAGGTGCCGCATGTGCCAGCCGCCAAGAAAGACCGGGTCATTGTGGTTGGTGAATTTGGCGGTATTGGCTGGCCGGTGACGGGCCACCTCTGGGACCCTAAAAAGCGGAACTGGGGTTATCAGACCTACCACGACAAAGACGCCGTACTGAAAGCCTACCAGACCAAATACGGTAAAATGGTGGAGATGTACCAGAAGAACGGTGTTTCGGCGGCTGTTTACACCCAAACCACGGATGTGGAAGGGGAGGTGAACGGCTTGCTGACCTACGATCGGGAGGTGATCAAGATTCCGATTGAAACGCTGCGGGAGATCCACGCGCCGTTGTTCAAATAG
- a CDS encoding restriction system-associated AAA family ATPase codes for MRLVRVHIISADTCGGLLDGLDLTLRSQMDEQTNFTPLCLIGANGTGKSQFLQVLAEMFQLAFHAVVHQEERLEGNTSLLFEVEYLIKPRGNALPVHVRITRQGQSRRRPVITIQKKVDGNWINCALDAAETQELLPRKVVGYTSGENETLSLPFLLSRSGYAEEVRESAISQSQPIGATVQDTRLMLIDYGTHLEVLVANLLLGSDEQRTALLQFAHLDELHSFRCIIQLAHSAAPRAPERSRSHSKRKGIQLTNELEGYLDKLQKCATCYQYDDKTETYTFDFLVTPETKTAFRFFWETAFDLYSAFHKLAMLNDLVIPKHARERFNKETRARRFASRLPEPQEEDKVFRFERVNFQARNRAAIVDYVSLSDGEHQLAQLLGTLSMISFPNVLFLLDEPESHFNPTWRLKFIDRLRALPTPDGRRSSNTVASQQDCLITTHSPFLPSDLPKENVFIFSRAIDTRKVTVKNPEIETYGLPFDTILKACFDL; via the coding sequence ATGAGACTAGTACGTGTTCACATTATTTCGGCCGATACCTGCGGGGGGCTGCTCGACGGGCTCGATCTTACTTTGCGCAGTCAAATGGATGAACAAACAAACTTCACTCCGCTTTGTCTGATCGGGGCAAACGGAACTGGTAAATCCCAGTTTCTGCAAGTGCTGGCCGAAATGTTCCAATTGGCTTTCCACGCCGTCGTGCACCAGGAGGAGCGGCTGGAAGGAAACACCAGTTTGCTCTTTGAAGTGGAATATTTGATTAAACCCCGGGGCAACGCACTTCCGGTTCACGTTCGCATCACCAGACAGGGCCAGAGCCGACGGCGTCCGGTCATAACCATTCAGAAAAAAGTTGACGGCAACTGGATCAACTGTGCGTTGGACGCAGCCGAAACGCAGGAATTACTACCCCGCAAGGTGGTTGGGTACACGTCCGGTGAAAACGAAACCCTGAGTCTCCCCTTCCTGCTCAGCCGCAGCGGTTACGCGGAAGAAGTACGCGAAAGTGCCATCAGCCAATCCCAGCCGATTGGGGCAACGGTTCAGGATACACGGCTGATGCTCATTGATTACGGAACGCACCTTGAAGTATTGGTTGCCAATCTGCTGCTGGGTAGCGATGAACAGCGCACGGCCCTCCTGCAGTTTGCCCACCTCGACGAGCTCCATTCCTTCCGTTGCATTATTCAACTGGCCCATAGTGCGGCTCCCCGAGCACCTGAACGATCCCGGTCACACTCCAAACGCAAAGGAATACAGCTCACCAACGAACTCGAAGGCTACCTCGATAAGCTGCAAAAATGCGCGACCTGCTATCAGTACGACGATAAAACGGAAACGTACACGTTCGATTTTCTGGTCACGCCGGAAACCAAAACCGCCTTCCGTTTTTTCTGGGAAACCGCTTTTGATCTGTATTCGGCATTTCATAAACTGGCCATGCTTAACGACCTGGTAATTCCGAAACACGCGCGGGAACGGTTCAACAAGGAAACCCGGGCGCGCCGGTTTGCCTCCCGGCTGCCCGAACCCCAGGAAGAAGATAAAGTGTTTCGTTTTGAACGGGTCAATTTCCAGGCCCGCAATCGGGCGGCCATTGTGGATTATGTTTCTCTTTCGGATGGCGAACATCAACTGGCGCAACTCCTGGGTACACTCAGCATGATTTCCTTTCCCAATGTGCTCTTTTTACTGGATGAACCCGAATCCCACTTTAATCCGACGTGGCGCCTGAAGTTTATTGACCGGCTCCGGGCGCTTCCTACCCCCGATGGCCGACGCAGCAGCAACACCGTGGCATCGCAGCAGGATTGCTTAATCACCACGCATTCGCCCTTTCTTCCCTCCGATCTGCCAAAAGAAAATGTCTTTATTTTTAGCCGAGCCATCGATACCCGCAAGGTAACCGTGAAGAATCCCGAAATTGAAACCTACGGCTTACCATTCGATACAATTCTCAAGGCGTGTTTCGACCTCTGA
- a CDS encoding class I SAM-dependent DNA methyltransferase, translated as MDNITNDIVAKLWNLCNVLKDDGVTYHQYVTELTYLLFLKMAKETGTQEQIPDGHRWDDLIKKPKLERLEAYKITLIHLGTHGAKIVREIFSNASSSIKKPATLSKLVEGIDKLAWYTAGREDLGTIYEGLLEKNASEKKSGAGQYFTARSLIDSLVTVMKPTLDDIIQDPAAGTGGFLIAANQHIRQHSQPERWNEKQQEKYRRNTFYGMEHVHDTHRLALMNLFLHGIDYQPDAGGIHYGDTLSPDGQQLPPATLILSNPPFGSKKGGGVPERTDLPYLTSNKQFCFLQHIYLRLKPGGRAAVVLPDNALFEGNIGKQIRADLMEKCNLHTILRLPTGIFYAQGVKTCVIFFTRGQSDQGNTKEVWVYDLRANMPQYGKRTHLTREHFSEFEAAFGDDPSGGPAALTRRNDQGVTNRFRCFSRKWISQNNDNLDISWLKDESEELPEPGVLARDLIDELEGALAELRGIMEELGEEVEA; from the coding sequence ATGGATAACATTACTAATGATATCGTTGCCAAGCTTTGGAATCTCTGCAATGTGCTCAAAGACGACGGGGTGACCTATCATCAATATGTTACCGAACTGACGTATCTGCTCTTTCTTAAGATGGCCAAAGAAACCGGAACGCAGGAACAGATTCCGGACGGGCACCGGTGGGATGACCTGATTAAAAAGCCGAAGCTGGAACGGCTCGAAGCGTACAAGATTACGCTGATTCACCTCGGAACGCATGGAGCGAAGATTGTCCGGGAAATTTTCAGTAACGCGAGCTCATCCATTAAAAAACCGGCCACCCTTTCCAAACTGGTGGAAGGCATCGACAAACTGGCCTGGTATACGGCCGGCCGGGAGGATCTCGGTACTATCTACGAGGGATTGCTCGAAAAAAACGCGAGTGAAAAGAAATCGGGGGCGGGTCAGTACTTCACGGCCCGCTCGCTGATCGACAGCCTCGTTACGGTTATGAAACCCACGCTTGACGACATTATTCAGGACCCGGCGGCCGGTACGGGTGGCTTCCTGATTGCCGCCAATCAACACATCCGCCAACACAGCCAGCCCGAACGCTGGAACGAAAAACAGCAGGAAAAATACCGTCGCAACACGTTCTACGGCATGGAACATGTACACGATACGCACCGGCTGGCCCTGATGAACCTGTTCCTCCACGGTATTGATTATCAACCCGATGCGGGTGGCATTCACTACGGCGATACGCTTTCGCCCGACGGGCAGCAACTGCCACCCGCCACTTTAATTCTTTCCAATCCGCCTTTTGGCAGCAAAAAGGGTGGCGGGGTTCCGGAGCGTACCGACCTACCCTATCTGACGAGCAACAAGCAGTTCTGCTTTTTGCAGCACATTTACCTGCGGCTCAAACCCGGCGGACGAGCCGCCGTCGTGCTGCCCGACAATGCACTTTTTGAAGGCAACATCGGAAAACAGATTCGGGCCGATCTAATGGAAAAATGCAACCTGCATACCATTTTGCGGCTCCCGACCGGCATCTTCTACGCACAGGGGGTAAAAACCTGCGTTATCTTTTTCACCCGCGGACAATCTGATCAGGGCAACACCAAAGAAGTCTGGGTGTACGACCTGCGGGCAAACATGCCCCAATACGGAAAACGTACTCACCTCACGCGCGAGCACTTTTCGGAGTTTGAGGCCGCTTTCGGCGACGATCCGTCGGGTGGCCCGGCGGCTCTGACCCGGCGCAACGATCAGGGAGTTACCAACCGTTTCCGCTGCTTTAGCCGGAAGTGGATTAGCCAGAACAACGACAACCTGGATATTTCCTGGCTCAAGGACGAGAGCGAAGAACTTCCCGAACCGGGCGTGCTGGCCCGGGACCTGATCGATGAATTGGAAGGGGCTCTGGCAGAATTGCGCGGCATCATGGAAGAACTCGGAGAGGAGGTTGAAGCATGA